A section of the Paenibacillus aurantius genome encodes:
- a CDS encoding ArsR/SmtB family transcription factor, whose amino-acid sequence MVQTEREECEKTCEGSGQESERIKASLVDNGTAEEMAQLFKALGDPTRVKMIYALAQKELCVHDLSRVLDMGQSAISHQLRYLRNLRIVKRRKEGKTVYYSLEDEHVEQIFLQTYQHISHP is encoded by the coding sequence ATGGTACAGACCGAACGGGAAGAATGCGAGAAGACCTGTGAAGGCTCCGGCCAGGAAAGCGAACGGATCAAGGCATCGCTCGTGGACAACGGGACAGCCGAGGAAATGGCCCAATTGTTCAAGGCTCTCGGAGACCCTACCCGTGTCAAAATGATCTATGCGCTCGCCCAGAAGGAGCTGTGCGTTCATGATCTCTCCCGTGTGCTCGATATGGGGCAGTCGGCGATCTCCCACCAGCTTCGCTATTTGCGGAATTTGCGGATCGTTAAACGGCGCAAGGAAGGGAAAACGGTCTATTATTCCCTGGAGGACGAACACGTGGAGCAGATCTTTCTGCAAACGTACCAGCATATTTCCCATCCATAA
- a CDS encoding helix-turn-helix domain-containing protein — MNGIRSLRFLRAKSNTLFMRLVLSFFFIIVLLVSLTSYAVSVSKSSVRHEIVKYNSLMLHNTTENYEKHLEMIKRQMYLFYFSDRVQQLERDSRYTSFADVMKDIQSWVANPNLFIENIVFYSKNRFVLEKDTSTKAETMFTVFLTSEPYPLDFWNKQFDAAYTNRLFPAASFYTGIFRSRQSDTGELIPLVFKRVDNHDFYMVVFLNASKMYEAFHQSINEDFTIYDGDGQTIYRRSAFADVLPFDSLKSHEGSEFVRDGQYHFHMTAAASGMTYLTRVPETVMANQTRLNLAMVIVIAVVVVFSVLISLLLAARIHNPFKKLIDSIRGAGDADSFRSNIEEFDMIGRQLVDKKRLQKQWSVIHLLKDIRVNENDAAKLVFSDRPFVFLLFHVVERKDALRSPGLFQRWMYYIRVFIEDKLSRPFPDALTFQLEYNQILSLVFLHRTEELEGLLGEMKAVFDQDRDTGIITITVTSVFEHYRQVNEAYKEVLERVGERQLIDETQIIASSSQAPTALGMTPEQDIHFRANLKEGNRESLQLLIGGIFSSWRGKEMPAAAWQRFAESMADRIRQVASSSKISESKVNGILADAEEKISHCVTETELERLILEWLMVTCEAIEEKTERKDAVTSFVMDYVRDHLAEEISLDSLAEKLNLSSGYLSTYFKEKTGMNIVDYVNETRTQKAASLLLDSRLKIQEVAEAVGYRNITSFNRMFKRFTGLRPSDYRKSRQADPER; from the coding sequence ATGAACGGAATACGATCCTTGCGTTTCCTGCGGGCCAAGTCGAACACGCTGTTTATGAGATTGGTTTTGAGCTTCTTTTTTATCATTGTCCTGCTCGTTTCCCTGACTTCGTATGCCGTTTCCGTATCTAAAAGCAGCGTGAGGCATGAAATCGTTAAATACAATTCGCTGATGCTCCATAATACAACAGAGAATTATGAGAAACATTTGGAAATGATCAAGAGGCAGATGTACCTGTTCTATTTCAGCGACAGGGTACAGCAATTGGAACGCGATTCCCGCTATACCAGCTTTGCCGACGTGATGAAGGACATTCAGTCTTGGGTAGCCAATCCCAACTTGTTCATTGAGAACATCGTCTTTTATTCCAAGAATCGTTTCGTGCTGGAGAAGGACACAAGTACGAAAGCGGAGACGATGTTTACCGTCTTTCTGACGAGCGAGCCATACCCCCTTGATTTCTGGAACAAGCAGTTTGACGCTGCCTACACCAACCGCTTGTTTCCCGCCGCTTCCTTCTATACCGGCATTTTCAGAAGCCGGCAATCCGATACCGGAGAGCTGATCCCGCTCGTGTTCAAACGGGTGGACAATCATGATTTTTATATGGTGGTCTTCCTGAACGCCAGCAAAATGTACGAGGCTTTCCACCAGTCGATCAACGAGGATTTCACGATCTACGATGGGGACGGTCAGACCATCTACCGGCGGTCGGCATTCGCGGATGTTCTACCTTTTGATAGTTTGAAATCCCATGAAGGAAGCGAGTTCGTCCGGGACGGTCAATACCACTTCCACATGACGGCGGCGGCCAGCGGGATGACGTACCTAACCCGGGTACCCGAGACGGTGATGGCGAATCAGACGCGGCTTAATTTGGCGATGGTTATCGTGATCGCGGTTGTGGTCGTATTCAGCGTCTTGATCTCCCTTCTCCTGGCGGCGCGAATCCACAATCCGTTCAAGAAGTTGATCGATTCGATTCGCGGGGCCGGGGATGCGGATTCTTTCCGTTCCAATATCGAAGAATTCGATATGATCGGCCGGCAGCTGGTCGACAAGAAAAGGCTGCAGAAGCAGTGGTCGGTTATCCATCTGTTAAAGGACATCCGCGTTAACGAGAACGACGCCGCCAAGCTTGTTTTTTCGGACAGGCCTTTTGTTTTCCTGCTTTTTCATGTGGTGGAAAGGAAGGATGCGCTGCGCTCGCCCGGCTTGTTCCAGAGGTGGATGTACTACATCAGGGTGTTCATTGAAGACAAGCTGAGCCGGCCATTCCCGGACGCTCTCACGTTCCAGCTCGAATATAACCAGATTCTAAGTCTGGTGTTCCTCCATCGGACGGAGGAGCTGGAGGGCTTGCTCGGCGAAATGAAGGCGGTGTTCGATCAGGACAGGGACACCGGCATCATCACGATCACGGTCACTTCCGTGTTTGAGCATTACCGCCAAGTTAACGAGGCTTACAAAGAGGTACTGGAGCGGGTGGGGGAACGCCAACTGATCGATGAAACGCAGATCATCGCTTCGAGTTCGCAGGCGCCGACGGCTTTGGGCATGACGCCGGAACAGGATATTCACTTCCGGGCGAATCTGAAGGAGGGGAATCGGGAATCCCTGCAGCTTCTGATCGGAGGGATTTTCTCCTCCTGGCGCGGCAAGGAGATGCCTGCGGCGGCTTGGCAGCGGTTTGCCGAATCGATGGCAGACCGGATTCGCCAAGTGGCGTCTTCCTCGAAGATCAGCGAGTCTAAGGTGAACGGCATTCTGGCCGACGCGGAAGAAAAGATCAGCCACTGCGTCACGGAAACGGAATTGGAGCGGCTGATTCTCGAATGGCTGATGGTAACCTGCGAGGCGATCGAAGAGAAAACGGAACGAAAGGACGCGGTCACTAGTTTCGTCATGGATTATGTCCGCGACCACTTGGCGGAAGAGATCTCTTTGGATTCGCTGGCCGAGAAGCTGAATCTCAGCAGCGGGTATCTGTCCACTTACTTTAAGGAAAAAACGGGCATGAACATCGTGGACTATGTCAACGAAACCCGGACCCAAAAAGCCGCCTCCCTCCTCTTGGACAGCAGGTTAAAGATCCAGGAGGTGGCGGAGGCGGTAGGGTACCGCAACATCACTTCCTTTAATCGGATGTTCAAGAGATTTACGGGACTCCGACCGAGCGATTACCGGAAAAGCAGACAGGCCGATCCCGAAAGGTAA